A window from Cryptomeria japonica chromosome 1, Sugi_1.0, whole genome shotgun sequence encodes these proteins:
- the LOC131048255 gene encoding linoleate 9S-lipoxygenase, producing the protein MNGKGLPFTSKDSDGEEFEINGEIVLLKIYLKGVPSYPATNEDLLYLQLVSSDKIDQETGEGKRGEESSISWNPSDGPSHEYTRHNITFKWKLELGVPGALLVKNTFAREFFLKSLTLFAVPGKLPELSFFCNSWIFPLDIYNKSARVFFSTKSHLPGETPAGLITLRDQELSTLRGSGSGERELWDRVYDYDVYNDLGNPDRDSDLRRQVLGGSLDFPYPRRCRTGRPPAQTDSNSESVPPLLSLTPFFIPPDEKLPHILDSDYRADLVRAFAQDALKPEKRLFLGKFKSLEEVKALYRTEDPNSINSSMELSFLQIVKGLVPCFELPQVFKTDESAWMEDEEFARQALSGLNPMAIQCLQSFPPSSSLDAELYGPQESFITAQHIEKNLDGLTVEQAVKAKRLFVLDFYDAYISYIERINSESVLRKMYASRTLFFLTDQGILRPVAIELCLPPTSLTETERNVYTPAQEGEEGALWLLAKAHASVNDAGYHQLISHWLKTHAVIEPFIIATHRQLSKMHPLHKLLLPHYVGTMEINASARQILISAGGIIEKTFTPSRYAMELSSKAYKHWKLNEQGLPTDLIKRGMAVADSSAPHGLRLLIEDYPYAVDGLDIWAALKQWVSDYVSLYYKSDDAIKEDAEVQAWWKEVVNVGHGDLKEESGWYKIESVAEAVEAITTIVWVASAHHAAVNFGQYAYGGYMPNLPTMSSHLIPKKVSPEYAEMVNDPEAYMLKSVSGKLQATLVMKILELLSTHSTDEVYLGQVKGSTPEWTDDERIPDVFARFTSALENLEKNVTERNENPELKNRYGPAKVPYTLLYPSTSDHSKEGGLTGMGVPNSVSI; encoded by the exons ATGAATGGAAAGGGGTTGCCATTCACTTCGAAAGATAGTGATGGGGAGGAATTCGAAATCAATGGAGAAATTGTGTTACTAAAAATATATCTTAAGGGCGTTCCTTCTTATCCTGCCACCAATGAGGACTTGTTGTATCTGCAGCTGGTCAGCAGCGATAAGATTGATCAAG AGACGGGAGAGGGGAAGAGAGGGGAGGAGAGTTCAATAAGCTGGAACCCGTCCGATGGTCCCAGTCATGAATATACGCGTCACAACATCACCTTCAAATGGAAGCTTGAACTCGGAGTGCCCGGTGCATTGCTGGTGAAGAATACTTTCGCTCGAGAGTTCTTCTTGAAATCCCTCACCCTCTTCGCTGTCCCCGGCAAACTCCCTGAGCTTAGTTTTTTCTGCAATTCCTGGATTTTCCCTCTCGACATATACAACAAAAGCGCGCGGGTCTTCTTTTCTACTAAG AGCCATCTTCCTGGCGAAACACCTGCTGGTCTGATAACCTTGAGAGACCAAGAGCTATCGACCCTGAGAGGAAGTGGAAGTGGAGAGAGGGAGTTATGGGATCGTGTATATGATTATGATGTTTACAATGATCTGGGCAACCCAGACAGGGATTCCGATCTTCGCAGGCAAGTGTTGGGTGGGTCCCTTGATTTTCCTTATCCCAGGAGATGTCGAACAGGACGGCCCCCAGCTCAAACAG ATAGCAACTCCGAAAGCGTGCCTCCCCTGCTAAGTCTAACCCCGTTCTTCATTCCACCAGACGAGAAGTTGCCTCATATCCTTGACTCCGACTACAGAGCTGATTTGGTGCGGGCCTTCGCCCAAGATGCGTTAAAACCAGAGAAGAGGTTGTTTCTTGGCAAGTTCAAGTCTCTGGAGGAAGTGAAAGCTCTTTACCGCACAGAAGATCCGAACTCTATCAACTCTAGTATGGAGCTTAGTTTTCTTCAGATTGTGAAAGGATTGGTTCCGTGTTTTGAGCTTCCCCAAGTTTTTAAGA CTGACGAATCCGCGTGGATGGAGGACGAAGAGTTTGCACGGCAAGCCCTTTCCGGACTTAATCCCATGGCCATTCAGTGTCTTCAG AGCTTTCCTCCCTCCAGCAGCTTGGACGCCGAGTTATATGGTCCTCAAGAGAGTTTTATAACCGCACAACATATAGAGAAAAACTTGGACGGTCTTACCGTGGAGCAG GCTGTAAAAGCGAAGAGACTGTTCGTTCTGGATTTCTACGATGCTTACATTTCCTACATCGAACGCATCAACAGTGAATCAGTTCTACGTAAAATGTATGCCTCTCGCACTCTCTTCTTCCTCACGGACCAAGGGATTCTCAGGCCTGTGGCGATCGAGCTGTGTTTACCTCCCACGAGTCTCACCGAAACTGAAAGAAATGTTTACACCCCTGCCCAAGAAGGAGAAGAAGGCGCTCTGTGGCTGCTCGCCAAAGCACATGCATCAGTTAACGATGCCGGTTATCACCAGTTAATCAGCCATTG GCTAAAAACTCATGCTGTCATCGAGCCCTTCATCATTGCCACACATAGGCAACTAAGCAAAATGCATCCCCTTCACAAGCTATTACTCCCTCATTACGTTGGCACCATGGAAATCAACGCCTCTGCCCGGCAAATCCTAATCAGTGCAGGTGGTATTATCGAGAAAACTTTCACACCCTCCAGATACGCCATGGAGTTGTCCTCTAAAGCGTATAAACACTGGAAACTAAATGAACAAGGCTTGCCCACCGATCTAATCAAAAG AGGGATGGCAGTTGCAGACTCATCGGCACCTCACGGACTGAGGCTTTTGATAGAAGACTACCCATATGCAGTTGACGGTCTGGATATCTGGGCTGCTTTAAAGCAATGGGTGAGTGATTATGTGTCTCTCTACTACAAGAGCGACGATGCAATCAAGGAAGATGCAGAAGTGCAAGCATGGTGGAAGGAGGTGGTGAACGTGGGGCATGGAGACCTGAAGGAGGAAAGCGGATGGTATAAAATTGAGTCGGTAGCAGAAGCGGTGGAAGCGATCACCACCATCGTGTGGGTTGCATCCGCTCACCACGCGGCAGTCAATTTCGGACAATATGCCTATGGAGGGTATATGCCCAATCTCCCGACTATGAGCTCACACCTCATTCCTAAGAAAGTTTCCCCTGAATATGCGGAAATGGTGAATGACCCAGAAGCATATATGCTGAAATCTGTATCCGGGAAGTTGCAGGCCACCCTGGTGATGAAAATACTGGAGCTGCTGTCCACGCATTCAACAGACGAAGTTTATTTGGGACAAGTGAAAGGTTCTACTCCTGAATGGACCGACGATGAAAGGATCCCAGATGTCTTTGCTCGCTTTACTTCTGCCCttgagaatttggagaagaatgTGACCGAGAGAAACGAAAACCCTGAGCTCAAAAACAGGTATGGACCGGCGAAGGTTCCATACACTCTGCTCTATCCTTCCACTTCTGATCACTCCAAGGAAGGCGGATTGACCGGCATGGGAGTCCCAAACAGCGTTTCCATTTAG